A single window of Channa argus isolate prfri chromosome 10, Channa argus male v1.0, whole genome shotgun sequence DNA harbors:
- the gask1b gene encoding Golgi-associated kinase 1B → MGKCRFHWLCFPFLNLTSRIRRRPLSKRSLIFATVCVVYLVFVVSHVGYSQQHRDRRTDRDKNRHARGPYNLQSNDAPLGSVDLQTGASLVIPNRSNVVYITLKSKRLKPAHIRGTIRPKLRRKVRRNKSTNSTFTQNKPDTKGNFAPKSSWTETKEADYKSLRLIPKSHKDGVADPHVSTIRIYSQRAPPWFSAQDVAAMRFLADANVLRIREVSRGELPPLLMFEGEPKLASTSPHNDKRNSVCGGQCGIITNPVDSTEVFAFHLDRVLGLNRTLPAVSRAFSFLHDGRPCPVVSWDASLYPEGPAAPSATVRLTWGEYQTSLKQRCWHKNISPKPNSGCSTIHHYEWSKLALFDFLLQIHNRLDQSCCGFRPRQEDVCVGLGQQAQCGDQDHIQVANIVHRNHDPRHVVFTDNKGFFDRNEDNLDFRLLEGIKELPEQAVSVLRSRKLREKLLQSLFLDQTYWESQGGRQGIDKLIDVIERRAKVLLTYINAHGIKITAMMS, encoded by the exons ATGGGGAAGTGTCGCTTTCACTGGCTGTGCTTCCCCTTTCTAAACCTGACGAGCAGAATTCGGAGGCGCCCGCTCTCTAAAAGGAGTTTGATATTTGCGACCGTGTGTGTCGTGTACTTGGTTTTTGTGGTATCACACGTTGGATACTCGCAGCAGCACCGGGACAGAAGGACTGACCGCGACAAAAACCGGCACGCCCGTGGACCGTATAATTTACAGTCCAATGATGCCCCGCTAGGCTCCGTGGACTTGCAAACCGGGGCGAGCTTAGTCATCCCGAACCGGTCCAATGTGGTGTACATAACTCTGAAGTCTAAGAGGCTTAAACCAGCACATATTCGGGGCACAATCAGACCAAAATTAAGGAGGAAAGTGAGGAGGAATAAATCTACCAATTCAACCTTTACGCAGAACAAACCTGATACCAAAGGCAACTTTGCACCCAAGAGCTCCTGGACAGAAACCAAGGAGGCTGATTACAAGTCTTTGCGTCTAATCCCGAAATCTCACAAAGATGGAGTGGCAGACCCCCACGTTAGCACTATAAGAATTTACAGCCAAAGGGCGCCGCCATGGTTCAGCGCACAGGACGTGGCCGCCATGCGCTTTCTGGCGGATGCCAACGTTTTGCGCATCAGAGAAGTCTCCCGTGGAGAACTTCCACCACTTCTGATGTTTGAGGGTGAACCAAAGCTGGCATCCACCAGTCCACACAACGACAAACGGAACAGTGTCTGCGGAGGACAGTGTGGAATCATCACCAATCCCGTGGACAGCACTGAGGTCTTTGCTTTCCATTTAGACAGGGTGCTGGGGCTGAACAGGACGTTACCAGCTGTAAGCAGAGCGTTCAGCTTTTTACACG ATGGTCGACCCTGTCCAGTGGTGTCATGGGACGCGTCCCTTTACCCAGAAGGCCCTGCTGCACCTTCAGCCACTGTGAGGTTAACGTGGGGGGAGTACCAGACCTCCCTGAAACAAAGATGTTGGCATAAAAACATCAGCCCAAAGCCCAACTCAGGCTGCTCCACCATTCATCATTACGAATGGAGTAAACTCGCTCTGTTTGACTTCTTGTTACAG ATTCACAACCGTCTGGATCAGAGTTGTTGTGGATTCAGACCCCGGCAGGAGGATGTGTGTGTAGGACTGGGCCAGCAAGCTCAGTGTGGGGACCAGGACCACATACAAGTGGCAAATATCGTCCACAGGAACCATGACCCCCGACACGTAGTCTTCACCGACAACAAGGGGTTCTTCGATCGCAATGAAGACAACCTGGATTTCAGGCTGCTAGAGGGAATCAAAGA GCTTCCGGAGCAGGCAGTATCAGTGCTGAGGAGCAGGAAGCTGagggaaaaactcctccagtcTCTGTTCCTGGACCAGACCTACTGGGAGAGCCAGGGTGGCCGGCAGGGCATCGACAAGCTGATCGACGTTATCGAGAGACGGGCCAAAGTCCTCCTCACCTACATCAATGCTCATGGGATCAAAATCACTGCGATGATGTCGTGA
- the tmem144b gene encoding transmembrane protein 144b isoform X2: MLRAKCPRLFVFVAALSMVSCRRTEQGDGHDASEKVETFDFTFNSTNMTHFAYGVAANAAAALLYGSTFVPVKRIETGDGMFFQWVICAAIWAVSMVGDMMLHSPKFHPFAMLGGVIWATGNLAVVPIIKTIGLSLGVLIWGSSCLLMGWASSRFGWFGIAAHDVSRPILNYCGAGLCLLSGLVFFLVKTDVELHPNSDSIPLLIDRRTNSGSYGQSSSEFWIDVIRPKTRRFIGCLLAHVSGLLYGSSFTPILYIKSHSSCRDSVFHGASVYDLDYVYAQCCGIFVASTIYFTIYCAAMNNKPRVYSRVILPGLLCGLMWALATFCWCLANNYQSAVITFPIVSAGYGLVAAFWGALVFREIKPPVSC, translated from the exons atgcTGCGAGCAAAATGCCCAcgtctgtttgtatttgttgctgCTCTATCGATGGTGAGCTGCCGTCGGACTGAACAAG GTGATGGACACGATGCGAGTGAAAAAGTGGAAACATTTGATTTCACCTTTAATTCAACCAATATGACTCACTTCGCCTATGGAGTTGCAGCAAACGCAGCTGCTGCGTTGCTGTATGGAAGCACGTTTGTTCCTGTCAAGCGGATAGAGACAGGAGATG GGATGTTCTTTCAGTGGGTAATCTGTGCGGCCATATGGGCTGTTTCTATGGTTGGAGACATGATGCTCCACTCACCTAAATTTCACCCTTTTGCAATGCTCGGGGGGGTGATTTGGGCTACAG GAAATTTGGCGGTTGTTccaattattaaaacaattgGCCTCAGTCTTGGGGTTTTAATTTGGGGATCCTCTTGTTTGTTGATGGGCTGGGCCAGTTCTAG ATTTGGCTGGTTTGGGATTGCTGCTCACGATGTGTCCAGGCCAATATTAAACTACTGTGGAGCTGGGTTGTGTCTGCTCAG tgGGCTGGTCTTTTTCCTTGTGAAAACGGATGTGGAGCTTCATCCCAATTCAGACTCGATCCCACTGCTTATTGACAGG AGAACAAATTCAGGCAGTTACGGACAAAGTTCCTCCGAGTTCTGGATAGACGTCATCCGACCAAAGACCAGGCGCTTCAT CGGCTGCCTGCTTGCTCATGTGTCGGGCCTGCTGTATGGTTCATCCTTTACACCCATCCTCTACATCAAGAGCCATTCATCGTGCCGTGACAGCGTGTTCCACGGAGCCAGCGTCTACG aCCTCGACTATGTTTATGCACAGTGCTGTGGCATTTTCGTTGCAAGCACGATTTACTTCACAATATACTGTGCTGCAATGAATAACAAGCCCAGGGTTTACTCCAGAGTCATTCTACCAG GTCTGCTGTGTGGATTGATGTGGGCACTGGCAACATTTTGTTGGTGCCTGGCCAATAACTACCAGAGTGCAGTTATTACATTTCCTATTGTCAGTGCA